One stretch of Bombus terrestris chromosome 5, iyBomTerr1.2, whole genome shotgun sequence DNA includes these proteins:
- the LOC100643762 gene encoding uncharacterized protein LOC100643762 — protein sequence MNEYKNSKKKCSVQQENCKTNNVQEGSLKQSMKVDIGNNSPQHSYDSRVCGYNTPNEKKDYVIYDVEDSPELYYRCSPTSIPCTQDGGNEIAWDWQTSNTKSSCDKQTPSNSLIETPKRTKQLQKKRNSNSPLLQKPLKRKQMKMENIENIGKLTAELKALSEKMKSMQQNCDNHNIENEDNTNFETSSTLVIELDSNSSDDMIMDCKPKMDSIAINSNNKNPASYADLFDDSIDDSMVKCSQEIEQKLNLGKDKKNKIIELSTINEKKELSSTPEKKTYCLITSNTSSECSESFNISRTSLASTNGHLKTYSNNSSKTNATINISTFNSKNIRNNVKNVSHGKQTLQDKSMSDFPDDSFDDCLATCIEDDKLLSRLSEYDFNPSNSGHNTNHSKKAFKLISNPIINKKMPSNFGTKLVTPSKSKLFTDDLVDEVETITDEKVIQNSFPSKNSLENRKFFKTKCLSDLCSYQNKNASKVRSYSTSSVSTSSSIVKGQNPYKNNNIPSINGMENAHELNRLNEKEGGNCIVKYKSTSNLSSMKESQPVRCTPEEIERKRLEAKMRLEAKRKLRHTNRRSIGTISENPEEKSVKR from the exons atgaaTGAATATAAAAACTCAAAAAAAAAATGTAGTGTACAAcaagaaaattgtaaaactaACAATGTACAAGAag GTTCACTTAAACAAAGTATGAAGGTTGATATAGGAAATAATTCGCCTCAACATTCTTATGATTCACGAGTTTGTGGTTATAATACACCAAATGAAAAAAAGGATTATGTAATATATGATGTAGAAGATTCTCCTGAATTATATTATCGGTGTAGTCCAACTTCAATACCTTGTACTCAAGATGGAGGTAATGAAATTGCTTGGGATTGGCAAACATCTAATACTAAAAGTTCTTGTGACAAACAAACACCATCAAACAGTCTCATTGAAACACCAAAAAGAACCAAACAGTTGCAAAAGAAACGGAACTCTAATTCTCCATTACTGCAAAAGCCACTTAAAAGGAAGCAgatgaaaatggaaaatatagaaaatattggaaaattgacAGCAGAATTGAAAGCTTTAAGTGAAAAGATGAAAAGCATGCAACAAAATTGTGATAATCATAATATTGAAAATGAAGATAATACAAACTTTGAAACTAGCAGCACGTTAGTAATAGAATTGGATAGCAATAGTAGTGACGATATGATAATGGATTGTAAACCAAAAATGGATTCTATTGctattaatagtaataacaaAAACCCTGCAAGTTATGCAGATTTATTTGATGATTCAATTGATGATTCAATGGTGAAATGTAGTCAAGAAATTGAACAAAAATTGAACTTAGgtaaagataaaaagaataaaataatagaattatctacaataaatgagaaaaaagaattgTCTTCTACACCTGAAAAGAAGACTTATTGTTTAATCACATCTAATACCTCTAGTGAATGCTCCGAAAGTTTTAATATCTCTAGAACTTCTTTGGCTAGTACAAATGGTCATTTAAAAACATATTCAAATAATTCAAGTAAAACGAATGCTACcataaatatttcaacatttaatTCCAAGAATATCAGGaataatgttaaaaatgtatCGCATGGAAAACAAACATTGCAAGATAAGAGTATGTCAGATTTTCCAGATGATTCCTTTGATGACTGTTTGGCAACTTGCATAGAAGATGATAAATTATTGTCTAGATTATCAGAATATGACTTTAATCCCTCAAATTCAGGCCATAATACAAATCACTCCAAAAAAGCATTCAAACTTATTTCTAatccaataattaataaaaaaatgccAAGTAATTTTGGTACAAAATTAGTAACCCCTAGTAAAAGTAAGCTTTTTACAGATGATTTAGTAGACGAAGTTGAGACTATAACTGATGAAAAAGTAATACAAAATTCTTTTCCTAGTAAAAATTCCTTAGAAAACAGAAAATTCTTTAAAACGAAATGTTTATCAGATCTATGTTCTTATCAAAATAAAAACGCATCAAAAGTCCGTTCATATTCGACTTCATCAGTAAGTACTTCATCATCAATTGTAAAAGGTCAGAAcccatataaaaataataatattccatCGATTAATGGTATGGAAAATGCGCATGAACTTAACAGATTAAACGAAAAAGAAGGTGGCAATTGTATTGTTAAATACAAATCTACTAGCAATTTATCTAGCATGAAAGAGTCTCAGCCAGTACGATGTACTCCAGAAGAGATAGAAAGAAAACGGCTAGAGGCAAAGATGAGACTGGAAGCAAAGAGAAAATTACGACATACGAATAGGAGATCAATTGGTACTATATCAGAAAATCCAGAGGAAAAGTCTGTGAAAAGGTGA
- the LOC100643647 gene encoding CDAN1-interacting nuclease 1 — protein MKLELYNDIVATIRKFRGLSKDCRDILKEKYSDIPIHTLYSILSLEVQHRMKINHNKLFGNNKNYYDTYIEAVQNGEPVGILLKMAKDIGAPPALLARNVLEKHCGKDESNVSRNEVSKLFKDTTLIQDKDLAYEVYLCILYDNLYGPISDAVGTSVGQEYELKLQNYLIERNLAFRNENHLRSRGYDKTPDFKLEVPIAVNGFVINWIESKARFVNTEIHQKYIKEQFLSYWNRFGPGLVIYWFGFLDNLNEPNEKRFIIMDHFPEDITYMDPTCIKSTTL, from the exons ATGAAGCTTGAATTATACAACGATATAGTGGCAACAATTCGAAAATTTCGAGGTTTATCAAAGGACTGTAGGGATATTTTAAAAGAGAAGTATAGCGA caTTCCAATACATACATTATACAGTATATTGTCTTTAGAAGTACAACACagaatgaaaattaatcatAACAAGttatttggtaataataaaaactattatgatac ttACATAGAAGCTGTACAAAATGGAGAACCTGttggaattttattgaaaatggcAAAGGATATTGGTGCACCACCTGCATTATTAGCCAGAAATGTTCTTGAAAAACATTGTGGAAAAGATGAATCTAATG tTTCCCGAAATGAAGTTAGTAAACTATTTAAGGATACTACCCTCATACAGGACAAAGATCTTGCATATGAAGTCTATTtg TGTATATTATATGACAATTTGTATGGCCCTATATCAGATGCTGTGGGAAC tTCTGTAGGTCAGGAATATGAATTAAAGTTGCAGAACTACTTAATAGAACGAAATCTTGCATTTCGTAATGAGAACCATTTAAGATCAAGGGGATATGATAAAACTCCAGACTTCAAACTTGAAGTACCAATTGCAGTAAATGGTTTTGTAATTAACTGGATAGAATCAAAGGCAAGATTTGTAAATACGGAAATACATCAGAAATATATCAAAGAACAATTTCTAAGCTACTGGAACAGATTTGGTCCAGGACTTGTAATATATTGGTTTGGATTCTTAGACAATCTAAATGAACCTAACGAAAAAAGATTTATCATCATGGATCATTTCCCAGAAGACATTACATATATGGATCCTACTTGTATTAAATCTACAACTTTGTAA
- the LOC100647020 gene encoding myb-like protein V isoform X2: MAEKVTKNQKLHEQSMKTAVQSQLAKIKKEEEEELWISGEELYTEGSSDEEEYEAQLRSRRKINSNQSSRTSSANPSVERRCHSPVPSEIKSKSDHSMGACKDNITENQFMLKFVSQYDKTSSKDSSRTPPMESPRSDRLPTTETSMSSVTKDFSELSTTEDQIENMEISWKANKELLHNNEELFGSEWDDDINISNIAAQDECIRKEILEVENLDNVIHVMNDKVKVNCLLL; encoded by the exons aTGGCTGAGAAAGTAACGAAGAATCAAAAATTGCATGAACAGTCAATGAAAACCGCAGTACAATCTCAACTCGCCAAAATAAAAAAGGAG gaagaagaagaattatGGATATCAGGGGAAGAATTGTATACGGAGGGTAGCAGTGACGAAGAAGAATACGAAGCGCAATTACGATCGCGCCGCAAAATCAATAGCAATCAATCATCACGCACCTCTTCGGCTAATCCTAGTGTCGAACGACGATGTCATTCACCCGTTCCATCTGAAATCAAGTCGAAATCAGACCATTCTATGGGTGCTTGTAAGGATAATATTACTGAAAATCAATTTATGCTGAAATTTGTATCGCAATATGACAAAACCTCGTCGAAAGATTCGAGTCGAACGCCGCCAATGGAATCTCCAAGATCCGATCGCCTTCCTACGACCGAAACATCTATGAGTTCAGTTACAAAAGACTTTTCTGAACTTTCAACCACGGAAGACCAAATAGAAAACATGGAAATTTCATGGAAAGCAAACAAAG AGTTGTTACATAACAATGAAGAATTGTTCGGAAGTGAATGGGATGATgacattaatatttcaaatattgctGCGCAAGATGAATGTAtacgaaaagaaattttagaaGTGGAAAatcttgataacgttatacacgtaATGAACgataaagtaaaagtaaattgTTTGTTATTGTAA
- the LOC100647020 gene encoding myb-like protein V isoform X1: MAEKVTKNQKLHEQSMKTAVQSQLAKIKKEEEEELWISGEELYTEGSSDEEEYEAQLRSRRKINSNQSSRTSSANPSVERRCHSPVPSEIKSKSDHSMGACKDNITENQFMLKFVSQYDKTSSKDSSRTPPMESPRSDRLPTTETSMSSVTKDFSELSTTEDQIENMEISWKANKGTFVLPNSSDDIKKETNKC; this comes from the exons aTGGCTGAGAAAGTAACGAAGAATCAAAAATTGCATGAACAGTCAATGAAAACCGCAGTACAATCTCAACTCGCCAAAATAAAAAAGGAG gaagaagaagaattatGGATATCAGGGGAAGAATTGTATACGGAGGGTAGCAGTGACGAAGAAGAATACGAAGCGCAATTACGATCGCGCCGCAAAATCAATAGCAATCAATCATCACGCACCTCTTCGGCTAATCCTAGTGTCGAACGACGATGTCATTCACCCGTTCCATCTGAAATCAAGTCGAAATCAGACCATTCTATGGGTGCTTGTAAGGATAATATTACTGAAAATCAATTTATGCTGAAATTTGTATCGCAATATGACAAAACCTCGTCGAAAGATTCGAGTCGAACGCCGCCAATGGAATCTCCAAGATCCGATCGCCTTCCTACGACCGAAACATCTATGAGTTCAGTTACAAAAGACTTTTCTGAACTTTCAACCACGGAAGACCAAATAGAAAACATGGAAATTTCATGGAAAGCAAACAAAGGTACTTTCGTCTTACCTAACTCTAGTGACGATATAAAAAAAGAGACGAACAAATGCTGA
- the LOC100643525 gene encoding protein FAM50 homolog: MAHYKGAASEAGRAMQLMKKREIAQQEIELRKKKIEDDLKIHNIENKFATHYNAVEQQLKTSTIGLVTLNEMKAKQENIVKERERKLAQKEREKEQEKERALAAKQAEKNKQKKQIQALSFNLDEDEVELSEEEVESKAETLKDNDIGPVIKKIKKNPDVDTSFLPDREREEEENRLREELRQEWARKQNALKEEEIEITFSYWDGSGHRRSVIMKKGNSIYQLLQRCLEVLRREFSELKTVMADQLMYVKEDLILPHHYTFYDFIVTKARGKSGPLFTFDVHDDIRVMHDASVETEESHAGKVLLRSWYERNKHIFPASRWEPFDPTKSYDKYTISDKNRKKDKI, encoded by the exons ATGGCACACTATAAAGGAGCAGCCAGCGAAGCTGGCCGAGCAATGCAATtgatgaaaaaaagagaaattgctCAACAAGAAATAGaattaaggaaaaagaaaatagaagatgACCTAAAGATTCataacatagaaaataaatttgcaacTCATTATAATGCAGTTGAACAACAGTTGAAAACCTCTACTATTGGTTTAGTCACCTTAAATGAAATGAAAGCAAAACAAGAGAATATTGTAAAAGAACGTGAAAGAAAATTAGCACAAAAGGAACGTGAGAaggaacaagaaaaagaaagagcccTAGCTGCAAAGCAAGCTGAAAAAAATAAGCAGAAGAAACAAATACAAGCTTTGTCGTTTAATTTAGATGAAGATGAAGTAGAACTTTCTGAAGAGGAGGTAGAATCAAAAGCAGAAACATTAAAAGATAATGATATTGGAccagtaataaaaaaaataaagaaaaatccaGATGTAGATACAAGTTTTCTGCCtgatagagaaagagaagaagaagagaacagATTAAGGGAAGAATTAAGACAAGAGTGGGCTAGAAAACAAAATGcattaaaagaagaagagattGAAATTACTTTCAGTTATTGGGATGGTTCTGGACACAGAAGAAGTGTTATTATGAAAAAAG GTAATTCCATTTATCAACTTCTTCAGAGATGTTTAGAAGTTTTAAGACGTGAATTTAGTGAACTTAAAACAGTCATGGCTGATCAATTAATGTATGTCAAAGAAGATCTTATTTTGCCACATCATTAtacattttatgattttattgtAACAAAG GCAAGAGGAAAGAGTGGGCCTCTTTTTACATTTGATGTTCATGATGATATCCGTGTTATGCATGATGCTTCTGTTGAAACAGAAGAATCTCATGCTGGAAAAGTATTACTTAG ATCTTGGTATGAAAGAAAtaaacatatatttcctgcCAGTCGATGGGAACCTTTTGACCCAACAAAAAGTTATGATAAATACACAATATCAGataaaaacaggaaaaaagataaaatttaa